In Macaca thibetana thibetana isolate TM-01 chromosome 8, ASM2454274v1, whole genome shotgun sequence, one DNA window encodes the following:
- the LRRCC1 gene encoding leucine-rich repeat and coiled-coil domain-containing protein 1 isoform X4, which translates to MKPPYLKELYVSSSLANCPMLQESEKPKTEIIKVDKSHSEDNTYQSLVEQLDQEREKRWRAEQAENKLMDYIDELHKHANEKDDIHSLALLTTDRLKEIIFRERNSKGQLEVMVHKLQNEIKKLTVELMKAKDQQEDHLKHLRTLEKSLEKMERQKRQQQAAQIRLIQEVELKASAADREIYLLRTSLHREREQVQQLHELLALKEQEHRKELETREFFTDTEFQDALAKEIAKEEKKHEQVIKEYQEKIDMLSQQYMDLENEFRIALTVEARRFQDVKDGFENVATELAKSKHALIWAQRKENESSSLIKDLTCMVKEQKTKLAEVSKLKQETAANLQNQINTLEILIEDDKQKSIQIELLKHEKVQLISELAAKESLIFGLRTERKVWGHELAQQGSSLAQNRGKLEAQIESLSRENECLRKTNESDSDALKIKCKIIDDQTETIRKLKDCLQEKDEHIKRLQEKITEIEKCTQEQLDEKSSQLDEILEKLERHNERKEKLKQQLKGKEVELEEIRKAYSTLNRKWHDKGELLCHLETQVKEVKEKFENKEKKLKAERDKSIELQKNAMEKLHSMDDAFKKQVDAIVEAHQAEIAQLANEKQKCIDSANLKVHQIEKEMRELLEETCKNKRTMEAKIKQLAFALSEIQQDM; encoded by the exons tCCCTTGTTGAACAGCTAGaccaagagagagagaagagatggaGAGCTGAGCAAGCCGAAAATAAACTCATGGATTATATCGATGAGCTGCATAAACATGCAAATGAAAAAGATGATATTCATAGTCTGGCTTTACTTACCACAGATag gctaaaggaaattatttttagagagagaaaTTCCAAAGGACAACTCGAAGTTATGGTTCACAAacttcaaaatgaaattaaaaaactgACTGTTGAACTAATGAAAGCAAAAGATCAACAAGAGGATCACCTTAAACACTTAAGAACCCTGGAAAAATCGTTAGAAAAAATGGAGAGACAAAAAAGGCAGCAGCAGGCGGCACAG ATAAGACTGATCCAAGAGGTGGAACTCAAAGCTTCAGCTGCTGATAGAGAAATATACTTACTTAGAACTTCCCTTCATCGAGAAAGAGAACAAGTGCAACAACTGCATGAACTTCTTGCATTGAAAGAACAGGAACACAG GAAGGAACTTGAAACAAGGGAGTTTTTTACTGATACTGAGTTCCAGGATGCCTTAGCTAAAGAAATagccaaagaagagaaaaaacatgaGCAAGTGATAAAAGAATACCAAGAGAAAATTGACATGTTAAGCCAGCAGTATATGGATTTAGAAAATGAATTCCGTATTGCTTTAACTGTTGAAGCCAGAAGATTTCAAGAT GTTAAAGATGGTTTTGAAAATGTTGCGACTGAGTTAGCAAAGAGCAAACATGCTCTTATTTGGGCTCAACGAAAAGAAAATGAGTCTTCCTCTTTAATTAAAGATCTGACCTGTATGGTaaaggaacaaaaaacaaaactggcagAAGTTTCTAAATTGAAACAAGAAACAGCAGCAAATTTACAG AATCAAATCAACACCCTTGAAATTTTAATTGAAGATGACAAGCAGAAGAGTATTCAAATAGAACTTCTCAAGCACGAAAAAGTCCAGCTTATTTCTGAGCTAGCAGCCAAGGAATCACTAATATTTGGTttaaggacagaaagaaaagtatGGGGACATGAGCTGGCACAACAGG gATCTTCTCTAGCCCAAAATCGTGGCAAATTGGAGGCTCAAATTGAAAGTTTATCTAGAGAGAATGAATGTCTGCGAAAGACAAATGAAAGTGATAGtgatgcattaaaaataaagtgcaaAATCATAGACGACCAAACTGAaactattagaaaattaaaagat TGTTTACAAGAAAAAGATGAACACATCAAAAGATTACAAGAAAagatcacagaaatagaaaaatgcacTCAAGAACAACTTGATGAAAAATCCTCACAACTGGATGAGATACTTGAGAAGTTAGAAAGgcacaatgaaagaaaagaaaaactaaaacaacagttgaaaggaaaggaagtagaacttgaagaaattagaaaagctTACAG TACACTGAATCGGAAGTGGCATGATAAAGGAGAACTTCTGTGTCATCTTGAAACACAagtaaaagaagtgaaagaaaaatttgaaaacaaggaaaagaaacttAAAGCGGAAAGAGACAAAAGTATTGAACTACAAAA aaatgcaatGGAAAAGCTTCATAGTATGGATGATGCCTTTAAAAAACAAGTTGATGCAATTGTTGAAGCTCATCAAGCTGAAATAGCACAACTGGCAAATGAAAAGCAGAAGTGTATTGATTCTGCAAATTTAAAG GTCcatcaaattgaaaaagaaatgcgTGAACTTTTGGAAGAAACGTgcaagaacaaaagaacaatggAAGCAAAAATTAAGcaacttgcttttgctttaagTGAAATTCAGCAAGATATGTGA
- the LRRCC1 gene encoding leucine-rich repeat and coiled-coil domain-containing protein 1 isoform X3 yields MNCNRKMKPPYLKELYVSSSLANCPMLQESEKPKTEIIKVDKSHSEDNTYQSLVEQLDQEREKRWRAEQAENKLMDYIDELHKHANEKDDIHSLALLTTDRLKEIIFRERNSKGQLEVMVHKLQNEIKKLTVELMKAKDQQEDHLKHLRTLEKSLEKMERQKRQQQAAQIRLIQEVELKASAADREIYLLRTSLHREREQVQQLHELLALKEQEHRKELETREFFTDTEFQDALAKEIAKEEKKHEQVIKEYQEKIDMLSQQYMDLENEFRIALTVEARRFQDVKDGFENVATELAKSKHALIWAQRKENESSSLIKDLTCMVKEQKTKLAEVSKLKQETAANLQNQINTLEILIEDDKQKSIQIELLKHEKVQLISELAAKESLIFGLRTERKVWGHELAQQGSSLAQNRGKLEAQIESLSRENECLRKTNESDSDALKIKCKIIDDQTETIRKLKDCLQEKDEHIKRLQEKITEIEKCTQEQLDEKSSQLDEILEKLERHNERKEKLKQQLKGKEVELEEIRKAYSTLNRKWHDKGELLCHLETQVKEVKEKFENKEKKLKAERDKSIELQKNAMEKLHSMDDAFKKQVDAIVEAHQAEIAQLANEKQKCIDSANLKVHQIEKEMRELLEETCKNKRTMEAKIKQLAFALSEIQQDM; encoded by the exons tCCCTTGTTGAACAGCTAGaccaagagagagagaagagatggaGAGCTGAGCAAGCCGAAAATAAACTCATGGATTATATCGATGAGCTGCATAAACATGCAAATGAAAAAGATGATATTCATAGTCTGGCTTTACTTACCACAGATag gctaaaggaaattatttttagagagagaaaTTCCAAAGGACAACTCGAAGTTATGGTTCACAAacttcaaaatgaaattaaaaaactgACTGTTGAACTAATGAAAGCAAAAGATCAACAAGAGGATCACCTTAAACACTTAAGAACCCTGGAAAAATCGTTAGAAAAAATGGAGAGACAAAAAAGGCAGCAGCAGGCGGCACAG ATAAGACTGATCCAAGAGGTGGAACTCAAAGCTTCAGCTGCTGATAGAGAAATATACTTACTTAGAACTTCCCTTCATCGAGAAAGAGAACAAGTGCAACAACTGCATGAACTTCTTGCATTGAAAGAACAGGAACACAG GAAGGAACTTGAAACAAGGGAGTTTTTTACTGATACTGAGTTCCAGGATGCCTTAGCTAAAGAAATagccaaagaagagaaaaaacatgaGCAAGTGATAAAAGAATACCAAGAGAAAATTGACATGTTAAGCCAGCAGTATATGGATTTAGAAAATGAATTCCGTATTGCTTTAACTGTTGAAGCCAGAAGATTTCAAGAT GTTAAAGATGGTTTTGAAAATGTTGCGACTGAGTTAGCAAAGAGCAAACATGCTCTTATTTGGGCTCAACGAAAAGAAAATGAGTCTTCCTCTTTAATTAAAGATCTGACCTGTATGGTaaaggaacaaaaaacaaaactggcagAAGTTTCTAAATTGAAACAAGAAACAGCAGCAAATTTACAG AATCAAATCAACACCCTTGAAATTTTAATTGAAGATGACAAGCAGAAGAGTATTCAAATAGAACTTCTCAAGCACGAAAAAGTCCAGCTTATTTCTGAGCTAGCAGCCAAGGAATCACTAATATTTGGTttaaggacagaaagaaaagtatGGGGACATGAGCTGGCACAACAGG gATCTTCTCTAGCCCAAAATCGTGGCAAATTGGAGGCTCAAATTGAAAGTTTATCTAGAGAGAATGAATGTCTGCGAAAGACAAATGAAAGTGATAGtgatgcattaaaaataaagtgcaaAATCATAGACGACCAAACTGAaactattagaaaattaaaagat TGTTTACAAGAAAAAGATGAACACATCAAAAGATTACAAGAAAagatcacagaaatagaaaaatgcacTCAAGAACAACTTGATGAAAAATCCTCACAACTGGATGAGATACTTGAGAAGTTAGAAAGgcacaatgaaagaaaagaaaaactaaaacaacagttgaaaggaaaggaagtagaacttgaagaaattagaaaagctTACAG TACACTGAATCGGAAGTGGCATGATAAAGGAGAACTTCTGTGTCATCTTGAAACACAagtaaaagaagtgaaagaaaaatttgaaaacaaggaaaagaaacttAAAGCGGAAAGAGACAAAAGTATTGAACTACAAAA aaatgcaatGGAAAAGCTTCATAGTATGGATGATGCCTTTAAAAAACAAGTTGATGCAATTGTTGAAGCTCATCAAGCTGAAATAGCACAACTGGCAAATGAAAAGCAGAAGTGTATTGATTCTGCAAATTTAAAG GTCcatcaaattgaaaaagaaatgcgTGAACTTTTGGAAGAAACGTgcaagaacaaaagaacaatggAAGCAAAAATTAAGcaacttgcttttgctttaagTGAAATTCAGCAAGATATGTGA